From Prosthecobacter vanneervenii, one genomic window encodes:
- a CDS encoding coiled-coil domain-containing protein, which produces MLWKILSALSVVCLGTACYFAWSNQKLLVEERKRETYTQANLAEIKAHIAKAEEAKKTLEGQLAAAKQELDSAKTGVTDTSSKVQNTDKELNTVKSSLEQIQKRLAESEEKIREAGNIKALVAQIESIKKETAQAESALANQNQRLAAAQERVNKLNDEAKAAEEREARGRRGVVDSDFTAKVAHSYTDWGFVVLNKGNAGGVFANADLEVKRGKNVIAKLKVRDVEPNSCVADLVKGSLSEGDNIRSGDLVVAAAEQSANTAAPKAAAGAAPAAGAAPSAPAAPGAAPATMGADPFGAPAAAPAPAMGSDPFGAPAAAPAAPAPAAPAMGSDPFGAPAAPPAGGAATPAPSTADPFGAAPPAAK; this is translated from the coding sequence ATGCTCTGGAAAATCCTCTCAGCCCTCTCAGTCGTGTGCCTTGGCACCGCTTGCTACTTCGCATGGTCGAATCAAAAACTGCTTGTCGAGGAGCGTAAACGCGAGACCTACACCCAGGCCAACTTGGCAGAAATCAAAGCCCATATCGCCAAAGCGGAAGAGGCCAAAAAAACCCTCGAAGGCCAGCTTGCCGCAGCCAAACAGGAACTGGATAGCGCTAAAACCGGCGTGACGGACACAAGCAGCAAGGTTCAGAACACTGACAAAGAGTTAAATACGGTCAAATCCAGTCTGGAGCAGATCCAGAAAAGGCTGGCTGAAAGCGAGGAAAAAATCCGCGAAGCTGGCAACATCAAGGCTCTGGTCGCTCAGATTGAATCCATCAAAAAGGAAACTGCTCAGGCTGAATCCGCTCTCGCCAACCAAAATCAGCGTCTGGCTGCCGCTCAGGAACGCGTCAACAAGCTTAACGATGAAGCCAAAGCCGCCGAAGAACGCGAAGCACGTGGACGTCGCGGCGTCGTGGACAGTGATTTCACCGCCAAAGTTGCTCACTCCTACACCGACTGGGGTTTCGTCGTTCTCAACAAGGGCAATGCAGGTGGCGTCTTCGCCAATGCAGACCTTGAAGTGAAGCGCGGCAAAAACGTGATCGCCAAGCTCAAAGTGCGCGACGTGGAGCCCAATTCCTGCGTGGCTGACTTGGTCAAAGGCAGCCTCTCCGAAGGGGATAACATTCGCTCAGGCGACCTCGTAGTGGCCGCAGCCGAGCAGAGTGCTAACACGGCCGCCCCCAAGGCAGCCGCTGGCGCCGCTCCTGCTGCAGGAGCAGCCCCCTCTGCACCTGCAGCCCCTGGCGCTGCACCTGCTACCATGGGTGCTGATCCCTTTGGTGCTCCCGCCGCCGCACCTGCTCCCGCTATGGGCAGCGATCCTTTTGGCGCTCCTGCTGCCGCCCCGGCAGCTCCCGCACCAGCAGCACCAGCCATGGGCTCCGATCCCTTTGGCGCTCCTGCAGCACCGCCAGCTGGTGGTGCTGCCACTCCGGCTCCTAGCACGGCAGATCCCTTTGGTGCCGCACCTCCCGCCGCCAAGTAA
- a CDS encoding phosphopantetheine-binding protein, whose product MPEVPISPAAVIELLTSEQIIESHEPIAPEADLFSMGLDSMAMMQLLLHIEMRFGLAVSPAEMTRERFASPAALAAFLEEKRLQAS is encoded by the coding sequence ATGCCCGAAGTGCCCATCAGCCCCGCCGCCGTAATCGAACTCCTCACCTCCGAACAGATCATCGAATCCCATGAGCCCATCGCTCCAGAGGCCGATCTGTTTTCCATGGGACTGGACTCCATGGCCATGATGCAGCTGCTGCTCCATATCGAGATGCGCTTCGGCCTGGCAGTCAGCCCAGCTGAGATGACACGGGAGCGTTTTGCCTCACCCGCCGCCTTGGCGGCCTTTTTGGAAGAAAAACGACTCCAGGCCTCCTGA
- the trpC gene encoding indole-3-glycerol phosphate synthase TrpC: MNKLDEIIAHKHTELQKLLPRAEKLRAAATQRNDVRSFYDALRADPTRLSIIAEVKRASPSAGTIAADFDPLAIARGYEKAGASAISVLTDEKYFQGRLEYLSLIREQLDIPCLRKDFIIHEAQIFEAVVAGADAILLIVAALDQPTLEHLLEVAHTFQLDALVEVHDMPELERALATDARIIGVNNRNLKSFTVDLGTTEALAEEVPDDIVLVAESGIKTPADAARLAAAGADSLLIGETLMRSQNILVDLPQFRAATGEALE, encoded by the coding sequence ATGAACAAGCTGGACGAAATCATCGCCCATAAGCACACTGAACTGCAAAAGCTGCTGCCGCGCGCGGAAAAGCTCCGTGCCGCCGCGACGCAGCGCAATGATGTGCGCTCTTTTTACGACGCACTGCGCGCCGATCCGACCCGCCTGAGCATCATTGCCGAGGTGAAGAGAGCCTCGCCCTCCGCAGGCACGATCGCGGCTGATTTTGACCCGCTGGCCATTGCACGAGGGTATGAGAAGGCCGGTGCGAGCGCGATCTCCGTGCTGACGGACGAAAAGTACTTTCAAGGAAGGCTGGAGTATCTGTCGCTGATCCGCGAGCAGCTGGACATTCCCTGCTTACGGAAGGACTTCATCATCCATGAGGCGCAGATCTTTGAGGCCGTCGTGGCCGGGGCGGATGCCATTCTGCTGATCGTGGCGGCGCTGGACCAGCCGACACTGGAGCATCTGCTGGAAGTGGCGCATACGTTCCAGCTCGATGCGCTGGTGGAGGTGCATGACATGCCAGAGCTCGAGCGCGCGCTGGCCACGGATGCACGCATCATCGGGGTGAACAACCGCAACCTGAAGTCCTTTACGGTGGATCTGGGTACGACGGAGGCGCTGGCTGAAGAGGTGCCGGATGATATTGTGCTGGTGGCCGAGAGCGGGATCAAGACGCCTGCTGACGCGGCCCGACTGGCTGCGGCAGGCGCGGATTCGCTGCTGATCGGCGAGACGCTGATGAGGAGCCAGAACATTCTGGTGGATCTGCCACAGTTCAGAGCTGCGACCGGTGAAGCCCTGGAATAA
- a CDS encoding LysR substrate-binding domain-containing protein, giving the protein MEFHQLRYFIAAAEDLSISAAAKRLHVTQPALSRQIAVLEAELGVSLFDRIRKRIHLTEAGRFFLPKARQIVCDAETGAQQLREQFGKARRTLRLGFLPPFLDDLVAPAVREFRQRHPRAQVSLFELPPRAQLDRLRNHELDAAILGNISEGDRALFTIRTLSRHKMAAVLPEDHPLARKKSISLSALKGERWISLSDAFFPGRREFLRNLCTKAGFEPEIVSEVDSLSMMIGAVTAGEGVALMPEHCRKLPHSGCIFVPLAAPVPTTELLLVLPRQELSRELITLTSLIAELAAQIAKDLRDRR; this is encoded by the coding sequence GTGGAATTTCACCAGCTTCGCTACTTCATCGCCGCCGCAGAGGATCTGAGCATCTCTGCCGCCGCCAAACGCCTGCACGTCACTCAGCCGGCACTGAGCCGGCAGATCGCCGTGCTGGAGGCGGAGCTGGGCGTCTCCCTGTTTGACCGTATTCGCAAACGCATCCACCTCACCGAGGCAGGACGCTTCTTCCTGCCCAAGGCCAGGCAGATCGTGTGCGACGCCGAGACAGGCGCACAGCAGCTGCGCGAGCAGTTTGGCAAAGCGCGCCGCACCCTCCGCCTCGGCTTCCTCCCTCCCTTCCTCGATGACCTCGTGGCACCTGCCGTGCGCGAGTTCCGCCAAAGACACCCACGGGCGCAGGTCAGTCTTTTCGAGCTGCCGCCTCGCGCTCAGCTTGACCGCCTGCGCAATCATGAACTCGACGCGGCCATTCTTGGCAACATCTCCGAGGGTGATCGCGCGCTCTTCACCATTCGCACTCTCTCCCGTCACAAGATGGCCGCCGTTCTGCCTGAAGACCACCCTCTGGCCAGAAAAAAATCCATCAGCCTCTCCGCTCTCAAAGGGGAGCGCTGGATCTCGCTCTCAGATGCTTTTTTCCCGGGCAGGCGTGAGTTTCTACGCAACCTCTGCACCAAAGCCGGCTTCGAGCCCGAGATCGTCAGCGAGGTGGACTCCCTCTCCATGATGATCGGTGCGGTGACCGCAGGAGAAGGTGTGGCCCTCATGCCCGAGCACTGCCGGAAGCTGCCCCACTCGGGGTGCATTTTTGTCCCGCTTGCAGCCCCGGTCCCCACCACGGAGCTGCTGCTCGTGCTACCCAGACAGGAATTAAGCCGCGAGCTCATCACGCTCACCAGCCTCATCGCCGAACTGGCCGCGCAGATCGCTAAAGACCTGCGCGACCGCCGCTGA
- a CDS encoding DUF1501 domain-containing protein has protein sequence MDIPLFRPSMDRRAFLTASTMGLASLRFGSGLRASTGPGAAAPTLAKPAKSTVLFFLCGGASHIDMWDMKPEAPLEYRGEFKPMRTTGEDIRLCEHLPLLAKQAHNFALVHGVTDGGRATGDHHAGYYYNLTGHAPDPTFKQQGNDRRPYPEDWPYMGSVVGMKRPQHPTLPQIISLPHKPSKLPFTRPGQFAGRIGMEYDPFYLNGSFDEPLKFSAPTISMSGSMSAARMQDRHALLSAMNQARRDLDHEAAVQNYVKQQERAFELLSSGSTTSAFDIKAEPEKLRERYGHTINGTSLLMARRLVEAGVPFVTVFWKEDESTAAQCKSAGGWDTHGDNFNCLRKYLLPQFDQAFSAFMEDMSARGLLDETLVLVTSEMGRMPKVGDRRSGGTLGAGRDHWTACMSVLMAGAGIRGGQVIGETDARAELPKDRPIYPEDITKTVYYAMGIQDLEAKDKLGRAYNLLDEGKPLTDLFG, from the coding sequence ATGGATATTCCGCTGTTTCGTCCTTCGATGGATCGCCGGGCCTTTCTCACGGCCTCGACGATGGGGCTGGCGTCGCTGCGTTTTGGATCTGGGCTGAGAGCCTCCACAGGGCCGGGAGCGGCTGCGCCCACACTGGCCAAGCCGGCGAAATCGACGGTGCTCTTTTTCCTCTGCGGTGGAGCGTCGCACATCGACATGTGGGACATGAAGCCGGAGGCGCCGCTGGAGTATCGCGGTGAGTTCAAGCCCATGCGCACGACGGGCGAGGACATCCGGCTGTGCGAGCACCTGCCGCTGCTGGCGAAACAAGCGCACAACTTTGCGCTGGTGCATGGTGTGACGGATGGAGGACGTGCCACGGGGGATCATCACGCCGGGTATTATTACAATCTCACCGGCCACGCGCCTGACCCGACCTTCAAGCAGCAGGGGAATGACCGGCGGCCGTATCCCGAAGACTGGCCCTACATGGGCAGTGTGGTGGGGATGAAGCGCCCGCAACATCCGACATTGCCGCAGATCATCTCCCTGCCGCACAAGCCCAGCAAGCTGCCCTTCACCCGGCCGGGCCAGTTTGCGGGTCGCATCGGCATGGAGTACGATCCCTTTTACCTGAACGGCAGCTTTGATGAGCCGCTGAAGTTCAGCGCGCCGACGATCTCGATGTCTGGCAGCATGAGCGCAGCGCGCATGCAGGACCGCCATGCACTGCTGAGCGCGATGAACCAGGCCCGGCGTGATCTGGACCATGAAGCTGCCGTGCAAAACTATGTGAAGCAGCAGGAGCGTGCGTTTGAGCTGCTGTCATCCGGCAGCACCACGAGCGCCTTTGACATCAAGGCCGAGCCTGAAAAGTTGAGGGAGCGCTATGGGCATACGATCAATGGCACCAGCCTGCTCATGGCGCGCCGTCTCGTGGAGGCAGGTGTGCCTTTTGTGACGGTGTTTTGGAAAGAGGATGAAAGCACCGCCGCCCAGTGCAAAAGCGCCGGCGGCTGGGACACGCATGGCGACAACTTCAACTGCCTGCGCAAATACCTCCTGCCGCAGTTTGACCAGGCGTTTTCCGCCTTCATGGAGGACATGTCCGCACGGGGGCTGCTGGATGAGACGCTGGTGCTGGTGACGAGTGAAATGGGTCGCATGCCCAAGGTGGGCGACCGGCGCTCCGGAGGCACGCTGGGAGCGGGCCGTGACCACTGGACTGCCTGCATGAGCGTGCTCATGGCAGGGGCTGGCATACGCGGCGGACAGGTCATTGGCGAGACTGATGCGCGCGCTGAACTGCCCAAGGATAGACCGATCTATCCCGAGGACATCACCAAAACGGTCTATTATGCCATGGGCATTCAGGACCTGGAGGCCAAAGACAAGCTTGGCCGTGCCTACAACCTCCTCGATGAAGGCAAGCCTCTGACTGATCTGTTTGGCTGA